In a single window of the Nitrospinota bacterium genome:
- the folP gene encoding dihydropteroate synthase, producing the protein MPSKPSSSKSPKREGSNPPPGFPRQYRCGKLRLPFNRPLIMGVINITPDSFSDGGLYSNTADAMAQADRLVADGADILDIGGESTRPGAPPVSAPEEISRVIPVIRGIVSRHPKVPVSVDTSKPEVAREAVEAGAVIINDVTGVSSPQMARIAAQYNLPVVVMHMKGSPRDMAKKARYADLMGELKSYFTGRITSLGRAGVSKIIIDPGLGFAKTAKHNIEILNRLDELVELGYPVLVGASRKSFLGKILGAPPQERDAGTAAVTALAVMKGAAIIRAHNVVMNRHAAIVAASIRDRKV; encoded by the coding sequence ATGCCATCGAAACCTTCGTCGTCGAAAAGTCCGAAAAGAGAGGGGAGTAACCCTCCGCCAGGGTTTCCCCGGCAATACCGTTGCGGGAAGCTAAGGCTTCCTTTCAACCGGCCGCTCATCATGGGCGTGATAAACATCACGCCCGACTCTTTTTCAGACGGGGGCCTGTACTCAAACACAGCCGACGCCATGGCCCAGGCCGACAGGCTTGTGGCCGATGGGGCGGACATACTGGACATCGGGGGCGAATCCACCCGCCCCGGCGCCCCACCAGTAAGCGCGCCGGAGGAAATCAGCCGCGTTATACCGGTCATCCGGGGCATAGTATCCCGCCATCCAAAAGTCCCCGTTTCGGTGGACACAAGCAAACCAGAGGTGGCCCGGGAGGCCGTGGAAGCCGGGGCCGTGATAATAAATGACGTGACCGGGGTTTCCAGCCCTCAAATGGCCCGGATAGCGGCGCAATACAACCTGCCGGTGGTGGTGATGCACATGAAAGGCTCACCCCGGGACATGGCTAAAAAGGCCAGGTACGCCGACCTGATGGGGGAGCTGAAAAGTTATTTTACGGGCCGCATAACTTCGTTGGGGCGGGCTGGAGTATCGAAAATCATAATAGACCCGGGGCTTGGGTTCGCCAAGACCGCAAAACACAATATCGAGATACTAAACAGGCTTGACGAGCTTGTGGAGCTGGGCTATCCGGTGCTGGTGGGCGCCTCCAGGAAATCGTTTTTGGGCAAGATCCTGGGCGCGCCGCCCCAGGAGCGCGACGCGGGCACGGCGGCAGTCACCGCGCTGGCGGTAATGAAAGGCGCGGCGATAATAAGGGCGCACAACGTGGTGATGAACCGGCATGCGGCCATCGTGGCCGCCTCCATTCGGGACAGGAAAGTATAG
- a CDS encoding biopolymer transporter ExbD — translation MKFKRNREEDYALQLIPLIDVVFFLLAFFMISTTFADPTKSMDIELPDSQAGAAANDLKVVEIDINREGEIFFNGEPADPKTLKALITEKMRGMKKRSAIVRADTSSNHGKVVQVMGICKEAGVNDIGVAVRP, via the coding sequence ATGAAGTTTAAACGAAACCGGGAGGAGGACTACGCCCTCCAGCTGATTCCCCTGATAGACGTCGTCTTCTTCCTTCTGGCTTTCTTCATGATCTCCACCACCTTCGCCGACCCCACCAAAAGCATGGACATCGAACTGCCGGACTCACAGGCGGGCGCCGCCGCAAACGACCTTAAGGTGGTGGAGATAGACATCAACCGCGAAGGGGAGATTTTCTTCAACGGGGAGCCCGCCGACCCAAAAACCCTCAAGGCCCTCATAACCGAAAAAATGCGGGGCATGAAAAAACGCTCGGCCATCGTGCGGGCGGACACATCGTCAAACCACGGCAAGGTGGTTCAGGTGATGGGCATCTGCAAAGAGGCCGGGGTGAACGATATCGGGGTGGCTGTGCGGCCATGA
- the infB gene encoding translation initiation factor IF-2, with protein MSGIRVYELAKEIGVQSKTLVDLLSKMGYPVKSHSSTIENSLADRLRRQTHAMGIAGTVKTKAKAKPAESKQEEIPAPKAASGKKAAAKTAEKPAPAHEEHVEAVKEEPAQLEIKPDVVEEKPPVETKAEAPAPVVEVTPPPAPPAPAPVPVEIKPAPAAPAPAPAPKPPVERAPLAPRPAPYRPTYTVPPGQKPVGGQPARPPYTGPSGQRPGGGQPPRPGAPGGFRQDRRPGGGEQFRGPRPGFTRPGEPPRPGGKGPSAPPILPKKPDSADKFGKKKEDHKRDRRWEDDDSKKLDKLKRHEGGEARRREDEETRRANRELEEKRRKEREEEAEIQRLIAEEEREKQEAEARKIVIDEATTVKEFAEKLRVGVNEIIRKLIGKGIMATLNQTIEADVAKEIALEMGYEIVTREETEIGAKEVEVEDASLLQHRPPVVTIMGHVDHGKTSLLDTIRKTNVTEGEAGGITQRIGAYTVKLGKGTVVFLDTPGHEAFTALRARGAAVTDLVVLVVAADDGVMPQTVEAIHHAKAAGVPVLVAVNKIDKPGANIQRIREELAGHELVSEEWGGSTIFCEVSAKKSIGIDHLLEMLLLQADVLELKADPDRPAFGAIIESKLDKGRGPVATVLVQKGTLKIGDPFVAGVHHGKVRALIDDKGHRIDSAGPSTPVEVLGISGVPTAGETFMVMESERRAHQVAINRMNAERQEGAKAKGHLKLENLHAQVTKGGVKELNIIIKADFQGSIEAVKKALEDIKVGDVRIRVLHGAVGGITETDVALAAASDAIVIGFNVRPSEKAKAQAEAEDVDVRLYSIIYNAIDDIKAALEGMLEPVFVEKVTGKAEVRQVFNVSKVGIIAGCLVASGKVNRGNEARLIRDNVVIYSGKVTSLRRLKDDVKEVVAGYECGIGIGYSDLKVGDAIETFVVEKSEKRGE; from the coding sequence TTGTCCGGTATTCGCGTTTACGAGCTAGCCAAAGAAATTGGCGTGCAAAGCAAGACTTTGGTGGACCTTCTCAGCAAGATGGGATACCCGGTTAAGAGCCACTCTTCCACCATAGAGAACAGCCTGGCGGACAGGCTTCGCCGCCAGACCCATGCCATGGGGATCGCCGGAACGGTGAAGACCAAAGCCAAAGCCAAACCCGCCGAGTCCAAACAGGAAGAGATACCCGCGCCCAAAGCCGCATCCGGCAAGAAGGCCGCCGCGAAAACAGCGGAGAAACCTGCTCCGGCCCATGAAGAGCATGTGGAGGCTGTGAAGGAAGAACCGGCGCAACTTGAGATAAAACCCGACGTCGTGGAAGAGAAACCGCCGGTGGAGACGAAGGCGGAGGCTCCGGCCCCGGTGGTGGAAGTAACGCCCCCTCCCGCCCCTCCCGCGCCTGCGCCAGTTCCCGTGGAGATTAAACCGGCGCCAGCCGCGCCCGCTCCTGCGCCAGCGCCAAAACCTCCGGTGGAACGCGCGCCGCTTGCGCCCAGGCCCGCGCCTTACAGGCCCACATATACAGTGCCCCCTGGTCAGAAGCCCGTCGGCGGCCAGCCCGCCAGGCCGCCATATACAGGCCCATCAGGCCAGCGGCCCGGTGGTGGCCAGCCCCCGAGGCCGGGCGCCCCTGGAGGGTTCCGGCAAGACCGGCGGCCCGGCGGTGGTGAGCAGTTCCGCGGCCCAAGGCCGGGATTCACCAGGCCCGGGGAGCCGCCGCGCCCGGGAGGCAAGGGGCCCAGCGCTCCGCCTATTTTGCCCAAAAAACCAGATAGCGCGGACAAGTTCGGCAAGAAAAAAGAGGATCACAAGCGCGACCGCCGGTGGGAGGATGATGACTCCAAGAAGCTGGATAAGCTGAAACGCCACGAAGGTGGCGAGGCGCGCCGCCGTGAGGATGAGGAAACCCGCCGCGCCAACCGGGAGCTGGAGGAGAAAAGACGCAAAGAGCGCGAGGAGGAGGCGGAGATACAACGCCTCATCGCCGAGGAAGAGCGGGAAAAGCAGGAGGCCGAAGCCCGCAAGATAGTTATAGACGAAGCCACCACGGTGAAGGAATTCGCCGAGAAACTGCGGGTGGGCGTCAACGAGATCATCCGCAAACTCATCGGCAAAGGGATAATGGCCACCCTCAACCAGACCATCGAGGCGGACGTGGCCAAGGAAATAGCCCTGGAGATGGGGTACGAGATCGTCACCCGCGAGGAGACCGAGATTGGCGCCAAAGAGGTGGAGGTGGAAGACGCCTCGCTGTTGCAACACCGCCCGCCGGTGGTCACCATCATGGGCCACGTGGATCACGGTAAAACCTCTTTGCTGGACACGATACGCAAAACCAACGTCACCGAAGGCGAGGCTGGCGGCATAACCCAGCGCATCGGCGCCTACACGGTAAAGCTGGGCAAAGGCACCGTGGTGTTTCTGGACACCCCGGGCCACGAGGCGTTCACGGCCCTTCGGGCCCGCGGCGCGGCTGTGACCGACTTGGTGGTGCTGGTGGTGGCCGCAGACGACGGCGTGATGCCGCAGACGGTGGAGGCCATCCATCACGCCAAGGCGGCGGGCGTTCCGGTGCTGGTGGCGGTGAACAAGATAGACAAGCCCGGAGCCAACATCCAGCGCATACGCGAGGAGCTGGCGGGGCACGAGCTGGTGTCGGAGGAATGGGGCGGCTCCACCATATTCTGCGAGGTGTCGGCCAAGAAGAGCATAGGTATAGACCATCTTCTGGAAATGCTCCTTCTGCAGGCGGACGTGCTGGAGCTGAAGGCGGACCCGGACAGGCCCGCGTTCGGCGCCATAATCGAGTCCAAGCTGGACAAGGGCCGAGGCCCCGTGGCCACGGTGCTGGTGCAGAAAGGCACGCTAAAAATAGGCGACCCCTTTGTGGCTGGCGTGCATCACGGCAAGGTGAGGGCGCTGATAGACGACAAGGGGCACAGGATAGACAGCGCAGGCCCCTCCACGCCGGTGGAAGTGCTGGGCATTTCCGGCGTTCCCACGGCGGGCGAGACTTTCATGGTGATGGAGAGCGAGCGGCGCGCCCACCAGGTGGCCATAAACAGGATGAACGCCGAGCGGCAGGAAGGCGCCAAGGCCAAGGGGCACCTGAAACTTGAAAACCTGCACGCCCAGGTAACCAAGGGCGGCGTAAAAGAGCTGAACATCATCATCAAGGCGGACTTCCAGGGTTCCATCGAAGCGGTGAAGAAGGCGCTGGAAGACATCAAGGTGGGCGATGTCCGCATCCGGGTGCTACACGGCGCCGTGGGCGGCATCACCGAAACGGACGTGGCCCTGGCCGCCGCGTCAGACGCCATCGTTATCGGGTTCAACGTGCGCCCCAGCGAGAAGGCCAAGGCCCAGGCCGAAGCCGAAGACGTGGACGTGCGCCTTTACAGCATCATCTACAACGCCATTGACGACATCAAGGCGGCCCTTGAAGGCATGCTGGAGCCTGTGTTCGTGGAGAAGGTCACCGGCAAGGCCGAGGTGCGCCAGGTGTTCAACGTGAGCAAGGTTGGGATAATCGCCGGGTGTCTGGTGGCTTCCGGCAAAGTGAACCGTGGGAACGAAGCCCGGCTCATCCGCGACAACGTGGTTATCTACAGCGGCAAGGTCACATCCCTTCGCAGGCTCAAAGACGACGTGAAAGAGGTGGTGGCCGGGTACGAGTGTGGCATAGGCATAGGCTATAGCGACCTCAAGGTGGGCGATGCCATCGAAACCTTCGTCGTCGAAAAGTCCGAAAAGAGAGGGGAGTAA